In the Devosia sp. SL43 genome, one interval contains:
- a CDS encoding class I SAM-dependent methyltransferase — translation MTQPPRIFDTGLIARHLARRPDTGDFATDLVLADFEDRLGALIRDFPKALIIGPDAAKLPQTARTASAEIRFERYAAFDGDDDMPPIVGEDFNLIVSLLHLQAINDVPGYLARLRAKLAPDGLLMIAALGGETLTELREAFLSADALVFGGASARVAPMIQVRDAGALLQRAGLALPVADVETHIVRYSSPFALMSELKALGASNPLVDRPRRLASPALLAAAANAYATQDSDPDGRIRATLEIVWLMGWVPHESQQKPLKPGSAKARLGDVLGKA, via the coding sequence ATGACCCAGCCGCCCCGGATTTTCGACACCGGCCTGATCGCCCGCCACCTGGCGCGACGGCCGGATACCGGCGATTTCGCCACCGACCTCGTGCTCGCCGATTTCGAGGACCGGCTGGGTGCGTTGATCCGCGATTTTCCGAAGGCCCTGATCATCGGGCCGGACGCCGCAAAACTCCCGCAAACGGCGCGCACTGCCAGCGCCGAAATTCGCTTCGAACGCTATGCGGCATTCGACGGCGATGATGACATGCCCCCCATTGTCGGGGAGGACTTCAATCTCATCGTCTCGCTGCTGCATCTGCAGGCGATCAATGACGTGCCAGGTTACCTGGCGCGACTGCGCGCCAAACTGGCGCCGGACGGTCTGCTCATGATCGCGGCGCTAGGCGGCGAAACGCTGACCGAGCTGCGCGAGGCCTTCCTCTCGGCCGATGCACTGGTGTTCGGCGGCGCGTCAGCGCGGGTGGCCCCGATGATCCAGGTGCGCGATGCCGGGGCGCTGCTGCAACGGGCCGGCTTGGCCCTGCCGGTGGCCGATGTCGAGACCCATATCGTACGCTATTCCTCGCCCTTCGCTTTGATGAGCGAACTCAAGGCCTTGGGCGCCTCCAACCCACTGGTCGACCGACCGCGACGGCTGGCCAGCCCGGCTTTGCTGGCGGCGGCGGCCAATGCCTATGCTACGCAGGATTCCGACCCGGATGGGCGCATCCGCGCTACGCTCGAAATCGTCTGGCTCATGGGCTGGGTGCCGCATGAAA
- the grxC gene encoding glutaredoxin 3: MAKIEIYTTPTCPYCHAAKSLLADKGADYTEITVLDPDLRQAMTQRANGRRTVPQIFIGDTHVGGYDDMAALDRQGGLDPLLAQ; this comes from the coding sequence TTGGCCAAGATCGAAATCTACACCACCCCGACCTGCCCCTATTGCCATGCCGCCAAATCGTTGCTGGCCGACAAGGGCGCCGACTACACCGAAATCACCGTGCTTGATCCGGACCTGCGCCAGGCGATGACACAGCGCGCCAATGGGCGCCGCACCGTGCCGCAGATTTTTATCGGCGACACCCATGTCGGCGGCTATGACGACATGGCCGCGCTGGACCGCCAAGGCGGCCTCGATCCGCTGCTGGCGCAGTAG
- a CDS encoding DUF1178 family protein: MIQYSLHCSKGHRYDAWFKNAAAFDEQVARGIVTCAVCGDGAVEKAPMAPVVARTDGDKVALSSGHPDAVKFREMLRAYRQQVTSEADYVGDKFAEEARKIHFEEVEARGIYGEATRDEVAGLLDEGIDFMPLPDVADDN; this comes from the coding sequence GTGATCCAGTATTCCCTCCATTGCTCCAAAGGCCACCGCTACGACGCCTGGTTCAAGAACGCTGCTGCGTTCGACGAACAGGTAGCGCGTGGCATCGTGACCTGCGCGGTTTGTGGCGATGGAGCTGTCGAGAAAGCGCCGATGGCGCCAGTGGTGGCGCGCACCGATGGCGACAAGGTGGCCCTGAGTTCTGGGCATCCGGACGCCGTCAAATTTCGCGAAATGCTGCGAGCCTACCGGCAGCAGGTCACCAGCGAAGCCGATTATGTCGGCGACAAGTTTGCCGAAGAGGCCCGCAAGATCCATTTCGAGGAAGTGGAGGCGCGCGGCATCTATGGCGAGGCGACGCGCGACGAAGTCGCTGGCCTGCTCGACGAAGGCATCGATTTCATGCCGCTGCCCGACGTGGCGGACGACAACTAA
- a CDS encoding ComF family protein, with translation MSRRLGRRVRQFGGMLLDLAYPPVCLNCDVPTATSDTLCVSCFKSLRPITAPYCPVLGLPFEVSLGADALSAEAIADPPPFGRARAAVIYNDVARNVVSRLKYGDRPELARFCARLMASAGHELWEGEPILVPVPLHRARQWERRYNQSAELALALGRLTGLEVDAGLVRRSRKTRQQVGLSGDGRARNVQGAFAVHPDILVRAKGRRVVLVDDVYTTGATTKAVTRTLIRGGVDAVDVVTFARVVIGADLPI, from the coding sequence TTGTCCAGACGCCTTGGCAGGCGTGTCCGGCAGTTCGGCGGCATGTTGCTTGACCTGGCCTACCCACCAGTCTGCCTCAACTGCGACGTGCCGACAGCAACGTCCGACACGCTGTGCGTGAGCTGTTTCAAGAGCTTGCGCCCGATCACCGCGCCGTACTGTCCCGTCCTTGGCCTGCCCTTCGAGGTGTCGTTGGGCGCCGACGCGCTGTCCGCCGAAGCTATTGCCGACCCACCGCCTTTCGGGCGTGCTCGTGCCGCCGTCATCTATAATGATGTTGCCCGCAACGTGGTCTCCCGCCTCAAATACGGCGATCGCCCCGAGCTCGCCCGCTTCTGCGCCCGCCTGATGGCCAGTGCCGGGCATGAACTCTGGGAGGGTGAACCCATTTTGGTACCCGTGCCGTTGCATCGGGCGCGGCAATGGGAGCGGCGCTATAACCAGTCAGCTGAACTGGCGCTGGCTCTGGGTAGGCTCACCGGTCTTGAGGTCGACGCGGGGCTGGTCCGGCGCAGTCGCAAGACCCGACAGCAGGTGGGCCTCAGCGGCGATGGCCGGGCGCGCAACGTCCAGGGCGCTTTCGCCGTTCACCCCGATATCCTCGTCCGCGCCAAGGGGCGACGCGTAGTGCTGGTCGACGATGTCTATACTACCGGCGCCACCACCAAAGCAGTGACTCGCACGCTGATCCGCGGTGGCGTGGATGCTGTCGACGTCGTGACCTTCGCCCGCGTTGTCATCGGCGCGGACTTGCCCATATAA
- a CDS encoding carbon-nitrogen hydrolase family protein, with amino-acid sequence MKIAAIQMRSGMEPAANLAALEPMLAKAAAAGAQYVLTPEVTMIFAENREGLAKVAAPFEGHPQLARIGELARQYGIHIHIGSLAVPLPDGLFANRSVLFGPDGAMVATYDKIHLFDAEIAGLNAYRESATYAGGERAVTAPLGEFTLGFSICYDMRFPRLYNALANAGASLIAVPAAFTVPTGQAHWHVLLRARAIETGSYVIAAAQGGQHANGRATYGHSIIIDPWGRVVAELDHDEPGVLLAEISPDHVADARQRIPALANARNFALPQPLQG; translated from the coding sequence GTGAAAATCGCTGCCATCCAGATGCGCTCGGGCATGGAGCCCGCAGCCAATCTTGCCGCGCTCGAGCCCATGCTGGCCAAGGCCGCAGCGGCTGGGGCGCAGTATGTACTGACACCTGAGGTCACCATGATCTTCGCGGAGAACCGCGAGGGCCTGGCCAAGGTGGCGGCGCCGTTCGAGGGGCATCCGCAACTGGCGCGGATCGGCGAACTGGCCCGGCAGTACGGCATCCACATCCATATCGGCTCGCTGGCCGTTCCATTACCCGATGGGCTTTTCGCCAATCGCTCGGTGCTGTTCGGTCCGGATGGCGCGATGGTTGCAACCTACGACAAGATCCACCTTTTCGACGCTGAGATTGCCGGGCTCAACGCCTACCGCGAAAGTGCCACCTACGCCGGCGGAGAGCGGGCGGTCACGGCGCCGCTGGGAGAGTTCACGCTCGGTTTCTCGATCTGCTACGACATGCGTTTCCCGCGGCTCTACAACGCCCTCGCCAATGCCGGCGCCAGCCTGATTGCCGTACCCGCCGCCTTCACCGTACCGACCGGGCAGGCGCATTGGCATGTGCTGCTGCGGGCGCGGGCCATCGAAACCGGCTCCTATGTCATCGCTGCTGCGCAGGGCGGGCAGCATGCCAATGGCCGGGCGACCTATGGCCACTCCATCATCATCGACCCCTGGGGCCGAGTGGTCGCCGAGCTCGATCACGACGAGCCGGGCGTGTTGCTGGCAGAGATTTCCCCCGATCACGTCGCCGACGCGCGGCAGCGCATCCCGGCGCTTGCGAATGCGCGAAACTTTGCTCTGCCGCAACCGTTGCAGGGCTGA